One stretch of Akkermansia sp. RCC_12PD DNA includes these proteins:
- a CDS encoding phosphoribosylformylglycinamidine synthase subunit PurQ, translated as MPHALLLKYPGTNCDVETERALRTVGFSTQVQPIATAAPEHVAKSQLVVISGGFSYGDYVTSGRLAQLETERFLGDALHRHHAGGGLILGICNGFQILTKLGILPSSSLIDNKSERFECLWAKLVKVAKDSPFLQGLPDEFELPSAHAEGRLVTRPGDAEKYLAAGYVALQYADNRDGCACSIAGLQDATGRAMGLMPHPERFLLPRHHYDKDWAAHEDWGWGYFLFKSAFDALK; from the coding sequence ATGCCTCACGCACTTTTACTCAAATACCCCGGCACCAACTGCGATGTGGAAACGGAACGCGCCCTGCGCACGGTCGGCTTTTCCACCCAGGTCCAGCCCATCGCCACCGCCGCGCCGGAACACGTGGCCAAGTCCCAGCTTGTCGTCATCAGCGGCGGTTTCAGCTACGGGGATTACGTTACCAGCGGACGCCTGGCGCAGCTGGAAACGGAACGTTTCCTGGGAGACGCCCTGCACAGGCACCACGCCGGCGGGGGCCTTATCCTGGGCATCTGCAACGGGTTCCAGATTCTGACCAAGCTCGGCATCCTTCCTTCCTCCAGCCTGATTGACAACAAGAGCGAACGCTTTGAATGCCTGTGGGCCAAGCTGGTGAAGGTGGCAAAGGATTCCCCGTTCCTGCAGGGGCTTCCGGACGAGTTTGAATTGCCCTCCGCCCACGCGGAAGGCCGCCTGGTCACCAGGCCCGGAGATGCGGAAAAGTATCTGGCCGCCGGGTATGTGGCCCTGCAGTATGCGGACAACCGCGACGGCTGCGCCTGCAGCATTGCCGGGCTCCAGGACGCCACCGGCCGTGCCATGGGCCTGATGCCCCACCCGGAACGCTTCCTGCTTCCCCGCCACCATTACGACAAGGACTGGGCGGCCCATGAAGACTGGGGCTGGGGTTATTTCCTTTTCAAATCCGCCTTTGACGCCCTGAAATAA
- a CDS encoding M42 family metallopeptidase → MKISDDSLEFLTELLETPSPSGFEIDAQRIWADEMRKYTEDVQCDTYGNTWATFHADKENAPTLMIEAHADEIGFMIRHITPEGFLYVERVGGTDTAIARGRRVRFLGSQGEVMGITGNTAIHLREGGEKEPKIWEIYIDVGASSDKEVADLGLRVGHVGVYCDGPMLMNENKLVCRALDNRLSGFVLSEIAKRLCKQKKPLAWNVALVNAVQEEVGCIGAGMITHRIQPEAAICIDVTHATDSPGLDKGKFGDIKLGKGPAVIHGTANHPNLVARLEIVADKNKINLQHEAAGRRTGTDTDSIYVSRNGVASALVSLPLRYMHSPVETAALSDVEDTIKLLVELIKSLKPGDSFGHKL, encoded by the coding sequence ATGAAGATCAGCGACGACAGCCTTGAGTTTTTAACGGAACTTCTGGAGACTCCCAGTCCTTCCGGTTTTGAGATAGACGCCCAGCGCATTTGGGCGGATGAGATGCGGAAGTACACGGAGGATGTCCAGTGCGACACTTACGGGAATACGTGGGCCACCTTCCATGCGGACAAGGAGAACGCTCCCACCCTGATGATTGAGGCCCATGCCGATGAGATCGGCTTCATGATCCGCCACATTACGCCGGAGGGCTTCCTGTACGTGGAACGCGTGGGCGGAACGGATACGGCCATCGCGCGCGGGCGCCGCGTGCGCTTCCTGGGCAGCCAGGGGGAAGTGATGGGCATTACGGGGAATACGGCCATCCACCTGCGCGAAGGTGGGGAGAAGGAGCCCAAGATCTGGGAAATTTACATTGACGTGGGCGCTTCCTCCGACAAGGAGGTGGCCGACCTGGGGCTGCGCGTGGGGCACGTGGGCGTTTATTGCGACGGCCCCATGCTGATGAATGAGAACAAGCTGGTTTGCCGCGCGCTGGACAACCGCCTCAGCGGCTTCGTTCTTTCGGAGATAGCCAAACGCCTGTGCAAGCAGAAGAAGCCCCTGGCCTGGAACGTAGCCTTGGTCAACGCCGTCCAGGAAGAAGTGGGCTGCATCGGTGCCGGGATGATTACCCACCGCATCCAGCCGGAGGCCGCCATCTGCATAGACGTGACGCACGCTACGGATTCTCCCGGCCTGGACAAGGGGAAGTTCGGGGATATCAAGCTGGGGAAGGGCCCCGCCGTCATTCACGGAACCGCCAACCATCCCAATCTGGTGGCCCGCCTGGAAATCGTGGCTGACAAGAATAAGATCAATCTCCAGCATGAAGCTGCGGGCCGCCGCACCGGGACGGATACGGACAGCATTTACGTTTCCCGCAACGGGGTGGCGTCCGCGCTGGTTTCCCTGCCGCTGCGCTACATGCATTCCCCGGTGGAAACCGCCGCCCTCAGCGATGTGGAAGATACCATCAAGCTGCTGGTGGAGCTGATCAAGTCCCTGAAGCCCGGCGATTCCTTCGGGCACAAGCTGTAA